The segment CGCGGTGAGGGACTCGTAGTCCACCGGAAGGTCCAGGTGCTCTTCCACGAGGCATCCCCCGGAAGGGCCGCCGATCTGAACCGCCTTGAACTTTTTGTCCCCTATGATGCCGCCGCCGATCTCGTAGACGATTTCCCTGATGGTGATGCCCATGGGGACTTCCACCAGGCCGGTGTTCTTCACTTTTCCCGTGAGGGCGAACACCTTCGTGCCCTTGGACTTTTCAGTTCCCATGGCGGCGAAACATTCCGCCCCCTGGAGCATGATCCTCGGAACGTTGGCCCAGGTTTCCACGTTGTTGATGTTCGTGGGCTTTCCCCAGAGCCCTTTAACGGCGGGGAAAGGAGGCCGGGGACGGGGCATTCCCCTCTGTCCCTCTATGGAGGCCATAAGGGCCGTTTCTTCTCCGCACACGAAGGCGCCCGCGCCTTCCTTGATATGCAGGTCGAAGCTGAAGTCGGTCCCCAGAACGTTCGCTCCCAGGAGGCCGTACTCCGTGGCCTGCTTTATGGCCGTCTGGAGCCTCTTGATGGCCAGGGGATATTCGGCCCGGCAGTAAATGTACCCCTCGTCCGCACCCATGGCGAAGGCGCCGATCATCATACCCTCGATGACGGCATGGGGATCGCCCTCGAGAATGGAACGGTCCATGAATGCGCCGGGGTCTCCCTCGTCGGCATTGCAGATGACATATTTCTTTGTGCCCGGAGAAGCGGCACAGAAGCTCCATTTCAGGCCGGTGGGAAATCCGCCGCCCCCCCGTCCACGAAGGCCGGATTTTTTCATTTCATCGACCACATCGGCGGGAGACATTTCGGTGAGGCACTTGCCCAGGGCCTGGTATCCGTCCCTGGAGATGTATTCGTCAATGTTGTCGGGGTTGATGTACCCGCAGTTGCTGAGAACGATCCGGTGCTGCTTTCCGTAAAAGGGGATTTCCTTGTAGTGGCAGACTTTCTGGGCGGAGATGGGTTCCCGGTAAAGAAGGCGGTTGACGATACGCCCTTTGTAGAGGTGCTCCTCCACGATTTCGGAGACATCTTCGGGCTTCACCTGGGAGTAGAAGGTCCCCTCGGGATACACGACGACGATGGGGCCGAACTCGCACATTCCGTGGCAGCCTGTAGCGATGACAAGGACTTCCTTGTCGAGATTCTTTTTTTCCAGTTCTTCCCTGAAGGCGTCAAGAACTTTGGGCGCACCTCCCGAAGCGCATCCGGTTCCGTGGCAGATGAGAACGTGTGCGCGGTACAAAGCCATGGTTTTCTCCCTCCCCGCTTCAGTCGGCTCTGCCGAAGAGCTTGTCCTGAACAATGCGGCCGTTCACCACGTGTTCAGATATGATCCTGGCCACATCCGCAGGTGCCACAAGGCAGTAGGTTATCCTCGGCTCGCCGGGACGAATCACGTCAAGAAGCGGTTCATTCTGGCACATGCCGATGCAGCCCGTTGTTTCAACTGCCACGTTGTGCAGGTTTCTCGTCTCGAGTTCCTTCAGGACGGCGTTCATTATTTCCCGCGCCCCTGCCGCGATGCCGCATGTGCCCATTCCGATGATGATCTTGACCTTGTCATCCTCGGACCGGGCGGACGTAAGGTCTCCGGTTTTTTCCTTGAGCTTCCGGAGGTCGTCCAGGCTGCGAATCTTTTTGTCGGTCATTCATTTCACCCCTGTGATCAGAATGTATTTTCCAGGTTATGCGTACAGTTCATCAATGTTCGTTTCGATAAATTCCCTGACACCCAGGGCGAGCGCAGGTTCAAGAAAGGGGTTTCCTCCCCCGAGGGCTTCCCTGAGCTCCATGCTGTCCACCGTGAATTCTTTCCCGTTCCGCCGGTGGGTATATTTCCATGCAATATCCGGATTTCCAATAAAAAGGGTCACGAGGGTCGAAGGAACGTCGCCAAGAGGGGGCAAATCAATGGACGACTTCAGGAAGGTGGCTGTCACTTCCGTCCCCCTGCCGGGTTCCGATACGATGGAAAAGGTTCCTCCGCACAGTTCAGCAAGCTGCTTGAGAAATGGAAGACCAAGTCCCACTCTTCGTTCCGTTCTCGTTGTATAGAAGGGGTTCACCACGGTTTTCACGGTTTCTTCCGTCATGCCCCGCCCGTTGTCCTTCACGGATAAAAGGAGCCTTCCGCCGGAATCGTCTATTTCAACCGATATTTCACCGGCTCCGGCGTTCACCCCGTTTTCCGCAATGTCGAGGATATGGTGGGACAGGTCTTCGAGCATAATCAGGAATAATCGTCGAGAAATGCCTGAAGTTTCGCCGGATCGTCCGTAAGCCTTCCGTGGGTGTCCTCGTCAATCATGACGACGGGGGCCAGACCGCAGCATCCAAGACAGGCAACCGGTTCGAGGGTAAAGCGGAGATCTTCGGTGGTGCCGTTTTCCTGAACGCCCAGCATGGACATGAGTCTGTCCATGATCTTGGCGCTTCCCCGGACATGGCACGCTGTTCCCCTGCACACCCTGATGACGTGACGCCCCCTGGGCTTAAGATGGAACTGGGCGTAGAACGTGGCCACTCCGTAAAGTTCCGCCAGAGGCACAGACAGTTCTTCGGAAATAGCCTCCATTGCCTCGCGGGAAAGGTAACCTATCTGCTTTTGCGTCTCCTGCAGAACGGGTATGACACCGCCCGGTTTTCCCTTCCACGGCGCCGTAATGTCCCGCACCAAAGACCGCGCGTCCTGCTGTGTTCCGACAACCATTGCCCGACCTCCACTCATATGTGAAATTTATAACATTATACATACAAAAAACGTATTTCACCTATTTTTCCGTTCAGGTATATCCTGAATGGTAAAAAATTTCACCGGGAGAAACGCAATTTTTTATTTATGTTTAAAAAAAGTGACAAAAAAATAACCTATTGCACACGCACAGGATACCACTACGGCTTTTTTCCGACAAATTTTGATTAGAGAAAGCCGCAATTAAAAAATGTTCATCCTGAATAATCCCCTGGGTGGTATCAGTCCGTCAACGGCAGGAAAGTGCCCTCGGAAATGATTTTCAGAGCTTCCGCAATACGTTCTTCCCTGGAAAGGACTCCCCAGTCGTCCCTGCTCTCCGCTTTGACCATGGCCTCTTCGCAAGGATCCGCAATGTCAAGGGCAT is part of the Aminivibrio pyruvatiphilus genome and harbors:
- the nuoF gene encoding NADH-quinone oxidoreductase subunit NuoF, with the protein product MALYRAHVLICHGTGCASGGAPKVLDAFREELEKKNLDKEVLVIATGCHGMCEFGPIVVVYPEGTFYSQVKPEDVSEIVEEHLYKGRIVNRLLYREPISAQKVCHYKEIPFYGKQHRIVLSNCGYINPDNIDEYISRDGYQALGKCLTEMSPADVVDEMKKSGLRGRGGGGFPTGLKWSFCAASPGTKKYVICNADEGDPGAFMDRSILEGDPHAVIEGMMIGAFAMGADEGYIYCRAEYPLAIKRLQTAIKQATEYGLLGANVLGTDFSFDLHIKEGAGAFVCGEETALMASIEGQRGMPRPRPPFPAVKGLWGKPTNINNVETWANVPRIMLQGAECFAAMGTEKSKGTKVFALTGKVKNTGLVEVPMGITIREIVYEIGGGIIGDKKFKAVQIGGPSGGCLVEEHLDLPVDYESLTAAGAIMGSGGLVVLDEANCMVDTAKFFLEFTQRESCGKCVPCREGTKKMLDILTRITEGNGKPEDLDTLQYLGEQIKATSLCALGGTAPNPVLTTLKYFRDEYEAHINEKRCPAGACQNLLRYTIAPEKCIGCTKCARNCPVNCISGKVKEPHLIDQEKCIKCGACMANCPVGAISKG
- a CDS encoding (2Fe-2S) ferredoxin domain-containing protein, with the translated sequence MTDKKIRSLDDLRKLKEKTGDLTSARSEDDKVKIIIGMGTCGIAAGAREIMNAVLKELETRNLHNVAVETTGCIGMCQNEPLLDVIRPGEPRITYCLVAPADVARIISEHVVNGRIVQDKLFGRAD
- a CDS encoding ATP-binding protein; amino-acid sequence: MLEDLSHHILDIAENGVNAGAGEISVEIDDSGGRLLLSVKDNGRGMTEETVKTVVNPFYTTRTERRVGLGLPFLKQLAELCGGTFSIVSEPGRGTEVTATFLKSSIDLPPLGDVPSTLVTLFIGNPDIAWKYTHRRNGKEFTVDSMELREALGGGNPFLEPALALGVREFIETNIDELYA
- the nuoE gene encoding NADH-quinone oxidoreductase subunit NuoE; the encoded protein is MVVGTQQDARSLVRDITAPWKGKPGGVIPVLQETQKQIGYLSREAMEAISEELSVPLAELYGVATFYAQFHLKPRGRHVIRVCRGTACHVRGSAKIMDRLMSMLGVQENGTTEDLRFTLEPVACLGCCGLAPVVMIDEDTHGRLTDDPAKLQAFLDDYS